A segment of the Halovivax limisalsi genome:
GTCGGTCCCGAATCCCTGTCCCTGGTGCTCCGGAGCCAGGTACGTCGACAACTCCATGCAGCGCGCCGTCGTCGTCGCGTCCGGGCCGTACTCGTAGGCGGTCAGCGACGTCATTCCGATGGGCGTCGATTCCTCGCAGACGAGGAGGTAGATGTTATCCGTACTGGAGAGGTGATTCTCGTAGTACCAGTCCGCTTGCCGGTCGTTCATCGGGACGGCACTCAGCGCCGACCGACGGACGGCGGGCTCGTTCCACAGTCGCTGGACGAAGGCGATATCGTCTCGATGCGGCGGTCGAAGGGTGATCGACGTTCCCTCCAGAAATGGTGGCCCTGGCATACGATAGCATCCCGACGAACCGACATAATATTTCCGATTGCTATGCGGTGTCAAAATCGTCGATCGGCATCTCCAGCGTCACGTCACTACGCGTCGACGTGACCGTGGCGTCCCGGTCGTTCGACGGATCGGGGCCGCGTACTCCGCACGTCGGCCGCGCCTGCCACAGCAGCCGGCTGCGCCGACGCCGTCGCTGGTCGTCGAAAGAGCGGGTGAGAGGAGTAAGCCCCCTTCTGTTCGCCCCGGCATTTGGCTGAGCGTCCACGCCGCCCGCCTACGGCGGCAGTGCCGGACTACCAGCGGCGTGAACTTGCACCGGTGAGGATTCGCCGTTCCATCGATCCTCGGCCGTCTCCCGTCCGGATCGCGTCGAACACGAGCCGTCGCGATGAACGACGTGGGACGGGCACGTGAGGGGGCTCGCGCCGCCTCACATTCCGGCGATTCTCGGCCTGCGGCCTCCGAATCGCCCGCTCGGCGGTTTACACCGCCTCGCGTACGTGGCCGCGGTGCGGCCACGCATTCCCTCTGCGGGTTAACTCCCCTTCCTCGCGGTCGGGTTCGCGCGCGTCATCGGTCGGGCCGAGACGTGTCGTTTCTGTTCCAGCGCCGACGGTCTCCCGTCCCGGACTTGCGTCCGGTCACCCGTCCGGCGGGTGGGGGGACTTTCCTCGCGGGCGTTGGGCATCTCGGAGAGATGGCCAACGTTGCTCTCGGGCGTCGAGCATCTCGATGAGATGACCAACGTTGCTCCGAGGGGTGGGCGCCGCGAAGAGGCCGCGACAACTCCCTCGTCGAGTCTCCGAGCGTCCCGTTGCCGGGACACACGACGCGGCGGCCGGGCTCTCTCACCCACGATTCACTAGATGGCCGGGCCATTTCAACCTCGCGATCGGCAATATGTGCCCCAGGATCGAATGGAAGCGCTTTTGGGTGGTAATCCCGATTTACCCTTGTATGTCCCAGGGACAGGGCGTCGAGCTTTCCTACGAGGACGGCGCACGGGCCGTCGAGCTCGCACGCGAAGCTGTCGAAGCGTTCGTTCGACACGGGCAGCGAGAACATCCGGGTAGCATGCGCGAGGCGTTCTACGAGCGCACCGGCGCGTTCGTCCGCCTCGAGTCGACCCGCGGCCGCGGCAGCCTCAGGGGCTGTGCCGGCGGCTATCGGACGGACGACCAGCTCGGCCACGTCATCGTCGACTCGGCGATCGAGGCCGCGAGCGAGGACTCCTGCGGCTCGGAGGTGACCCCGACCGAACTCGACAACCTGACCGTCTCGGTCTGTGCCGTCCGGAGCATCCTGCTGACCGACGACCCACTGTCGGACCTCGATCTCGGTCGCCACGGCGTCGCGATCGAGGGTCGCGGCCAGGGCGGCTGGCTCTACCCGACGGTCCCCGTCGAACACGGCTGGAGCGAGCGCGAGTACCTCGATCGCACCTGCCGCAAGGCGGGCCTGCCCCCGACCGCCTGGCAGGACGAGGACGTCGGCGTCACGCTCTTCGAGGGCCACGTCTTCCGCGAGCGGGCCTCCGACGGGAGTATCGAGGAACTCTAGGGACGCTTTGGCGTCCAGTGACCGCCGGGTGAATTGGTATCTCTCCACTACATCGTTCTAGCTGCTCCGATTCGCGCGTCGCAACGACTCAGCGCCCGGAGAGCCAGCCCGACGAGCAATGTTTGGGTTCGGTTCGGCTGCTGACGGCGTTTTTCCTCCTCCGTGGCAGGAGAACATCCGTGTGAACGACTGCGGACGGCGGCGTAATCCCTAAGTCATTACCGCGATAATGATTAGTTGGAGTATGACCTTCTACGATCGGGAGCGTGAACTCGACGCTCTCGAAACGGCGTACGAATCCCCCGGGCACGAGTTCTACGTCGTGTACGGCCGCCGCCGCGTCGGCAAGACCGAACTCCTCCAGGAATTCTGCGCTGATCGGCCCCACGTATATTTCTTGGCGGCCCAGGAGGCAGAAACGCGTCAGCGTGAGAAGTTCGTCGAACAGGTCGCTGAGCACTTCGACGATCGCGTGCCCCGAATTGAGAGGTGGGACGGGGCATTCGAGTATCTCGGCGACAAACTCACCAGCGGACTGGTCGTCGTCATCGACGAATTTCCGTACCTCGTCGCGGAGAATGACTCGCTTCCATCGTATCTCCAGTCGTTCGTCGACGAACGACTCCGGGGCACCGATTCAATGTTCGTCCTCTGCGGATCCAGCGTGAGTACGATGGAGTCCGAGGTACTCGGCCACGAAAGTCCGCTTTACGGCCGTCGAACGGGACAGATCGACCTCCAGCCGTTTTCCTTCAAGCAGGCCCGCGAGGTCATCACGTACGATATCGCGGACGCGATCAGGTCGTACGCCGTCACCGGTGGGACACCGATGTACCTTACCCGCTTCGACTACGACGAGTCCCTCCGCGAGAACGTCCGAGAACAGATTCTCTCCCCGACAGCCGTTCTCTACAACGAACCCGAGTTCCTGTTACGAACCGAGTTGCGCAACCCCGCCAGATACATGAGTATCCTCGAAGCGGTCGCGACGGGACACACGACGCCGAACGAAATCGCCGGCGCGACGGGAATCGATTCGGGACCGCTGTCGAAATATCTCAAGACGCTACGCCGGTTACGATTGCTCGAACGTGACGTCCCCGTGACGGCCTCACCGAAGCAGTCGAAGCGGTCGCGCTACCGCGTCGCCGACGAGTTTCTCCGCTTCTGGTTCCGGTTCGTCGAATCGAATCGGTCCAGCATCCAAGAAGCGCCTGCCGTCGTCTACGACGGAACGATCAAACCGACCCTCCCCGACCACGTCGCCACGACGTTCGAAGCAGTCTGCCAGGAAACCGTGTGGGAGGGCATTCGGCGCGGAGAACTCGCACCCTATTCCGAAGTCGGCCGGTGGTGGTACGGCGAAGACGAGATCGATATCGTCGGACTCGCGCCGAACGACGACCGCATTCTGCTCGCGGAGTGCAAGTGGACGTCCGAACCCGTCGGTCGATCGCTCGTTTCGCAGCTTCGCGACAACGCCGAGCGGGTCCGATGGGGACCGGACACGCGAGACGAGGCGTTTGCCGTGTTCTCGAAAAGCGGGTTCGTCGACGGACTCACCGACGAACTCGATGACCGATGGACGCTGTTCGATCTCTCGGACGTCGACGCAATGCTGTCACCGAACTCATAGGCGACCTGGATCGATTGGGTTACTTTTCGGACCGTTGTGGCCGACCATCGGGAACTCAAGACCTATTATCTGAACATCGTGTTAGTTGTCTTTTTAGAAAATGTCATAACAGGTCTCAATGTGATGTGCCGGGCGACGCTCTCGTCACATCTATGGGCTCTCGAAAGGCGTTTTGGCCGTCACCTATCCTATATCTGTTCGACCCTTGGGGTAAATTGAAGTCGCAACACTCAGCGACGATCTCCCATGATTAGTCCAGTTCGTATCTATCGATCCGAACCTCTTCGGAGAACGGGTAAATCGAGATGTAATCGAAGTTCCCGCTCATCTCGTAGTGATCTTCGTCACCGCCGCCGACATACCCTTCGACCCAGCCGTCGTGTACCCAGTCGTTGTGTTCTTGTCCCCCATCACCTTCTATCTTGTCGGTGACATAGATGCTATAATAATTTACACTTCCACCCGAATTGGACGCATCGGTCACCTCGAGTTCCCAGTCAGTGGAACTGTTGCCGGCTCCCTCACACGTGTAGGTGAGCTGCGGTCCACAGCCCTTATGGACATCATCGCATGCCCAATAGCCTGAGCTTGCTTCGAGATACGTTATCTGGGCGTCGGACGACATCCGGTACGTGTCTGTGTCGCCCCAAACTGATCCCCAGATATTTGTTCCGTCATGACGGCAGTCGGTGCTAACAATATCATCGTCATCGATGTCGACGGCTTCAACGTCGCAGCTGTTGATGCCAATGGCGTACTCGATCTTTCCGCTATCCTCGCTCCCCATCCGCTCAGTTTCTGTGATGTGGAACAACCGGTCTGATGACGCACTCACGACACCGCTTAGCGCACTCGTCCCAACTGCCACTCCCGGGACCGCTTTCAGGAATTGTCGTCTTTTCGGACGTATACATATACACTTACGTTACCAATTATAATAAGCATTAGGGTTTAAAAACTATTCTATATATCGATAATTGTAACGTCTCGGCGAGAACCGACCGCGATAGAGAATTGTAACTTCCAATTACAAAGATGGTATTCAGTTACCCGGATCACAAGTATCACCTATACATCTCCTTAGTAAGAGATTCCCGACCAGAACGATAACGCCGATATCCCCATTACCACCGCGGCGATCGAGGGTGTCATACTATCTGTGATACCAAGTGCGAAGAAATAACGCCGGAGCCGACTATTGCATCCACTGTAGAATCGATTGGTAGCTTCGTCAAACGGGTAGCTGGAATTGACTTGGGAGAGGAGCCTTAGTGGTTTTTACTATTATTTTGGCGTCTCGGAACTATCAAATCCAGCATCTCCCAAGCTGGTGTACGGCCAATTCAGCGCTTGGTTCGGTCGATCGTGGATTTACTCGCACCTGGGCCAGGCGTTTCGCACGGAATGCGTCGCTGCCCACTCGACAGCATTGTCCTCGCCGGCCCCATCCGTCCCACCTACTCGTCCGGCTTCTCACCGAATCCAACTCGCTCCGCGTCGGCCAGACACCGCCCGGTCGCCCCCTCGAGATCGAACTCCCGCACGATCTCCCCGTCGCGGACGAGCGGTTCGAGCAGCGATTCGCCATCGTCGGGGCCGTCACCGTCGGCCAGCGTCACGTGATGCCCACCTTCGGGGGTGCGGTAGACGTCCTTGACGCCCGAGAGCTTGCCGCGCTTGGAGACGGCCTCGCCGTCGACGCTGACGATGTCGAGGGCGAAGTCGATCGGGTCCGCGCTCGTGACGGCGCTGCCGACGCCGAAGCCGTCGGCGACGTCGCGCAGGGCGCGGAGCTGGGTGGGACCGAGCCCACCCGAAAGGAAGATGTCGACGTCCTCGTGACCTCGGGCGTCGAGTTCCCAGCGCACCTCGCAGACGATGTGGCGGAAGTCGCCGCGTCGAGAGCCGGTCGTGTCGAGGCGGACGCCGTCGAGGGCGTCGCCCAGCGTTGCCGCGGCCAGCAGGGACTCCGACACCTCGTCCCAGAACGTGTCGGTCAGCGCGATCCGCGGGGTGTCCTCCGGGACGGCCGCGTCGAACGCCCGCCAGGCCTCGGCCTGGTTGCCCTCGCCGAAGCAGAACATGAGCGCGTGGGGCATCGTCCCGCCCGCCTCCCGGCCCAGCATTTCGCCCGCGGCGACGTGTGAGAAGCCGTCGAGGCCGGCCACCAGCGCGGCGCGTTCGACGACCGATCCGAGCGCCGGGTGGAGGTGGCGGGCCCCGAAGGAGAGGACCGTCGACTCGGGAGCTGCCAGCCGACACTCGAGGGCGGCCGTCGCGAACCCGCTGGGCTGGGAGAGGAGGCCGAGCAGGGCGGTCTCCAGCTCGGCGAATTCGAGATACGGCCCCTCGATACGCATGACGGGGCCGCCGTCGAACAGCGTCCCGTCGGGGAGCGCGTCGACGTCCACCCCGCGGCCCTCGAAAAGGCGCGCGGCCTCGGCGACGCCGGTGAGGACCTCGAAGGCGCCGGTCGGGAACTGGTCGGCGGTCACCTCCGCGACCACGCGCGGGTTTCGGTCGGCGTGCTCGAGCGTTTCGCGTGTGCGCTCGAAGTAGGCGTCGGTCGCTCGCCCGTTCCGGATGGCCTCGGCCGGAACGGTACCGAACGGAGTCGTCATGACCGAGTGTTCTCGACGGGGGATCAAAGTGTATTCGTCCTGGAACGGTCGGCGGCCTCGTCGGAACCGACCGTCCCGGCGGAAAGAGGTTCGCTCGCACCATCCGCGCGACACGGCGGTCCGTCCCGGGGCGACCACCCGCGTCGGCCACGTACCCGCCCTACCGCCGTCGTGCGAGGCCGAC
Coding sequences within it:
- a CDS encoding GNAT family N-acetyltransferase, which translates into the protein MPGPPFLEGTSITLRPPHRDDIAFVQRLWNEPAVRRSALSAVPMNDRQADWYYENHLSSTDNIYLLVCEESTPIGMTSLTAYEYGPDATTTARCMELSTYLAPEHQGQGFGTDAIETMVEYGFVERNLRRVTARVGDFNAASKAVLESLGFAREGTLREEMWYRGEYYDKHWYGLLREEWER
- a CDS encoding TIGR00296 family protein; its protein translation is MSQGQGVELSYEDGARAVELAREAVEAFVRHGQREHPGSMREAFYERTGAFVRLESTRGRGSLRGCAGGYRTDDQLGHVIVDSAIEAASEDSCGSEVTPTELDNLTVSVCAVRSILLTDDPLSDLDLGRHGVAIEGRGQGGWLYPTVPVEHGWSEREYLDRTCRKAGLPPTAWQDEDVGVTLFEGHVFRERASDGSIEEL
- a CDS encoding ATP-binding protein, whose translation is MTFYDRERELDALETAYESPGHEFYVVYGRRRVGKTELLQEFCADRPHVYFLAAQEAETRQREKFVEQVAEHFDDRVPRIERWDGAFEYLGDKLTSGLVVVIDEFPYLVAENDSLPSYLQSFVDERLRGTDSMFVLCGSSVSTMESEVLGHESPLYGRRTGQIDLQPFSFKQAREVITYDIADAIRSYAVTGGTPMYLTRFDYDESLRENVREQILSPTAVLYNEPEFLLRTELRNPARYMSILEAVATGHTTPNEIAGATGIDSGPLSKYLKTLRRLRLLERDVPVTASPKQSKRSRYRVADEFLRFWFRFVESNRSSIQEAPAVVYDGTIKPTLPDHVATTFEAVCQETVWEGIRRGELAPYSEVGRWWYGEDEIDIVGLAPNDDRILLAECKWTSEPVGRSLVSQLRDNAERVRWGPDTRDEAFAVFSKSGFVDGLTDELDDRWTLFDLSDVDAMLSPNS
- a CDS encoding nicotinate phosphoribosyltransferase, translated to MTTPFGTVPAEAIRNGRATDAYFERTRETLEHADRNPRVVAEVTADQFPTGAFEVLTGVAEAARLFEGRGVDVDALPDGTLFDGGPVMRIEGPYLEFAELETALLGLLSQPSGFATAALECRLAAPESTVLSFGARHLHPALGSVVERAALVAGLDGFSHVAAGEMLGREAGGTMPHALMFCFGEGNQAEAWRAFDAAVPEDTPRIALTDTFWDEVSESLLAAATLGDALDGVRLDTTGSRRGDFRHIVCEVRWELDARGHEDVDIFLSGGLGPTQLRALRDVADGFGVGSAVTSADPIDFALDIVSVDGEAVSKRGKLSGVKDVYRTPEGGHHVTLADGDGPDDGESLLEPLVRDGEIVREFDLEGATGRCLADAERVGFGEKPDE